Proteins encoded in a region of the Mycobacterium branderi genome:
- a CDS encoding lipase family protein, which translates to MPARADVDFEQEGDQSQYDEFYTPPDPLPPGQPGDLIRTEPSRLVLEPSGQLGAFVATGTRIMYRSTDARGRPNAITGTYFEPDNPWPGEGPRPLIAYAPGTQGQGDQCAPSRMVNQGIHWSPWLDIMFNYEEMFVATMVARGFAVVMTDYEGLGTPGVHTYVSRVAEGQALIDAARAAMRLPDTSLDPHGPVAFWGYSQGGGAAASAAELASAYGPDLHVVGTYAGAPPADLMELFPYADGSVLVGVVGYALNSVIATYPEAEAAIREKLTPRGVDLLAKTRHQCVGETLMKFMFRHLQPYFTEDIHELVHREPFQTLFDLQRIGRYKPNAPVLINSNRFDPLVPWTAANQLGRDWCAQGADVEFRTNEEPPFLNKLVINHALPMLVDGEPAMQWIAGRFNGVATTPNCGQF; encoded by the coding sequence GTGCCGGCACGCGCCGACGTCGACTTCGAGCAGGAGGGCGACCAAAGCCAGTACGACGAGTTCTATACGCCGCCCGACCCGCTGCCGCCCGGCCAGCCCGGCGACCTGATCCGCACCGAGCCGTCGCGCCTGGTGCTGGAGCCGTCCGGGCAGCTGGGTGCGTTCGTGGCGACCGGCACCCGGATCATGTACCGCAGCACCGATGCCCGCGGCAGGCCCAACGCCATCACCGGCACCTACTTCGAACCGGATAATCCATGGCCGGGCGAAGGGCCGCGCCCGTTGATCGCGTATGCCCCCGGGACGCAGGGCCAGGGCGATCAATGCGCACCGTCGCGGATGGTCAACCAGGGCATTCACTGGTCGCCGTGGCTGGACATCATGTTCAACTACGAAGAGATGTTCGTCGCGACGATGGTGGCCCGCGGCTTCGCGGTGGTGATGACCGACTACGAAGGTCTAGGCACCCCAGGGGTTCACACGTACGTGAGCCGAGTGGCCGAGGGGCAGGCACTGATCGACGCCGCGCGGGCGGCGATGCGGCTGCCCGACACGTCGCTGGATCCGCATGGCCCGGTGGCTTTCTGGGGCTATTCACAGGGCGGCGGAGCGGCCGCGTCAGCCGCCGAGCTCGCGTCGGCCTATGGCCCGGACCTGCACGTGGTCGGCACCTATGCCGGTGCGCCACCGGCGGATTTGATGGAGTTGTTTCCTTACGCCGACGGCAGCGTGCTTGTTGGCGTGGTCGGATATGCGCTCAACTCGGTGATCGCGACCTATCCCGAAGCCGAGGCGGCGATTCGGGAGAAGCTGACGCCGCGGGGGGTGGATCTGCTGGCCAAGACACGGCACCAGTGCGTCGGGGAAACCCTGATGAAGTTCATGTTCCGCCATCTGCAGCCGTACTTCACCGAGGACATCCACGAATTGGTGCACCGTGAACCGTTTCAGACGCTGTTCGATCTGCAGCGCATCGGACGCTACAAACCCAATGCGCCGGTTCTGATCAACAGCAATCGTTTCGATCCGCTGGTGCCGTGGACGGCCGCCAATCAGCTGGGCCGCGACTGGTGCGCGCAGGGCGCCGACGTGGAATTCCGCACCAACGAGGAGCCGCCGTTTCTCAACAAGCTCGTGATCAACCATGCGTTGCCGATGCTGGTCGACGGTGAACCGGCGATGCAGTGGATCGCGGGCCGGTTCAACGGTGTTGCGACAACACCTAATTGCGGCCAGTTCTAG
- a CDS encoding NADP-dependent oxidoreductase produces the protein MPPAKARAVRFDRYGGRDVLYVAEIDRPSPGEGEVLVEVMAAGINPGEAGIRVGAMHEMFPATFPSGEGSDLAGVVVDVGPGVTQFSVGDEVLGFSLRRSSHATHTVVPVEQLIPKPPQMSWEVAGSLYVVGVTAYAAVRAVAPQPGETVAVSAAAGGVGSLVVQLLVQRRTRVLGIASARSAEWLRSHGVVPVEYGDGLAERLRDAAAPDGIDAFIDLFGPDYVQLAVDLGVPPDRIETIISFAKAAEVGAKTEGSMDASTPEVLAEMAELVASGAIDFDIAATYPLDRVADAYEQLEQRHTHGKIVLLPQPLNRYQPRRS, from the coding sequence ATGCCACCTGCGAAAGCCCGCGCCGTCCGATTCGACCGCTACGGCGGTCGTGATGTGTTGTATGTGGCTGAGATTGACAGGCCATCGCCCGGCGAGGGCGAAGTACTCGTCGAAGTCATGGCCGCCGGCATCAATCCCGGCGAGGCGGGGATTCGGGTGGGCGCGATGCATGAGATGTTCCCGGCCACCTTTCCCTCCGGCGAAGGCAGTGACCTGGCCGGTGTCGTGGTCGACGTCGGGCCGGGCGTGACCCAATTCTCGGTCGGTGACGAAGTGCTGGGATTCAGCCTGCGCCGGTCGAGTCACGCCACCCACACCGTCGTCCCGGTGGAGCAATTGATCCCCAAACCGCCGCAAATGAGTTGGGAGGTCGCGGGTTCGCTCTACGTGGTAGGGGTCACCGCCTATGCCGCGGTGCGCGCGGTTGCGCCGCAGCCGGGTGAGACGGTCGCGGTGTCGGCGGCCGCCGGCGGGGTCGGCAGCCTGGTGGTGCAACTGCTGGTTCAGCGCCGGACGCGGGTGCTCGGTATCGCCTCGGCCCGCAGCGCCGAGTGGTTGCGCAGCCACGGCGTGGTTCCGGTCGAATACGGTGACGGCTTAGCGGAGCGGCTGCGCGACGCCGCCGCCCCCGATGGCATCGATGCGTTCATCGACCTGTTCGGGCCCGACTATGTCCAGCTTGCCGTCGACCTCGGTGTGCCCCCGGACCGGATCGAGACCATCATCTCGTTCGCCAAGGCCGCCGAAGTCGGCGCCAAAACCGAAGGCAGCATGGACGCGTCGACGCCGGAAGTGCTGGCCGAGATGGCCGAGCTGGTGGCCAGCGGCGCAATCGATTTCGACATCGCCGCCACCTATCCCCTCGACCGGGTTGCCGACGCGTATGAACAGCTCGAGCAGCGGCATACGCACGGCAAAATCGTGCTGCTGCCGCAACCGCTCAACCGATACCAGCCTCGACGATCTTGA
- a CDS encoding O-methyltransferase: MATTLQDPRVATALDRMYAAANEQLPKLREGGGRIAQSSAGAQERADAMSEFYIPVTPEAGRLLYALVRAARPATIVEFGMSFGISAIHLASAVRDNGSGRVVTTELSASKIAAAQQTFAETGLDDLITVLDGDALETLKELDGPVDFVLLDGWKELYLPVIKLLEPRLSTGSLVVADNTEMADTQPYLDHVRNPDNGYVSVNFHARESDSMEISCRAG; encoded by the coding sequence ATGGCTACCACCCTGCAGGACCCCAGAGTTGCAACGGCACTCGACCGGATGTACGCCGCGGCCAACGAACAGCTGCCGAAGCTGCGCGAGGGCGGCGGAAGAATTGCGCAGTCATCCGCCGGCGCACAGGAACGCGCTGACGCGATGAGCGAGTTCTATATCCCGGTGACACCGGAGGCCGGTCGGCTGCTTTACGCGCTGGTGCGGGCGGCTCGCCCGGCCACGATCGTCGAATTCGGCATGTCGTTCGGTATCTCCGCCATCCACCTTGCATCGGCGGTACGAGACAACGGCAGCGGCCGGGTGGTCACCACCGAGCTGAGCGCCAGCAAGATAGCAGCGGCACAACAGACCTTCGCCGAGACCGGATTGGACGACTTGATCACCGTTTTGGACGGCGATGCGCTGGAGACGCTGAAGGAGCTCGACGGGCCAGTCGACTTCGTCCTGCTCGACGGCTGGAAAGAGCTGTATCTGCCGGTGATCAAGTTGCTCGAACCACGTCTGTCGACGGGAAGTCTCGTCGTCGCCGACAACACCGAAATGGCCGACACCCAGCCCTATTTGGACCACGTGCGCAACCCCGACAACGGCTACGTCAGCGTCAACTTCCACGCCCGGGAAAGCGACAGCATGGAAATCAGCTGCCGCGCCGGGTGA
- a CDS encoding class I SAM-dependent methyltransferase, translating to MISRKPPFGRTAGPWNVNIHYDAKLDASVPDGAVSALDVGCGDGFLAARLSRRVPQVVAVDVDRPVLERAKQRFADAPVQWQHGDVLVAAGELGRFDAVVSNAALHHFPDTRVALRCLRDLVGPGGTLAIVTFARAGWRDLPWALLTLALRGIAIRLRGKWEHSAPTVWPPCDTVHRLRHHVRAELPGAEVSRLLLGRIFIRWRAPAT from the coding sequence GTGATTAGCCGCAAGCCACCTTTCGGCCGTACGGCCGGGCCGTGGAACGTCAATATTCACTACGACGCCAAGCTCGACGCATCCGTGCCCGATGGCGCAGTTTCTGCGCTGGACGTCGGATGCGGTGACGGGTTCTTGGCCGCGCGCTTGTCGCGGCGCGTACCCCAGGTGGTCGCGGTCGACGTAGACAGGCCGGTTCTGGAGCGGGCCAAACAGCGCTTTGCGGATGCGCCGGTGCAGTGGCAGCACGGCGACGTCCTCGTCGCCGCAGGCGAACTGGGCCGCTTCGATGCCGTGGTGTCGAACGCCGCTTTGCATCATTTCCCGGACACCCGCGTGGCGTTGCGGTGCCTGCGTGACCTCGTAGGGCCCGGAGGGACACTGGCCATCGTGACGTTCGCGCGTGCCGGATGGCGAGATCTGCCATGGGCGTTGCTCACCCTCGCGCTGCGGGGAATCGCGATCCGGCTGCGCGGCAAGTGGGAACACAGCGCTCCCACGGTATGGCCGCCGTGCGACACCGTTCATCGACTGCGGCATCATGTCCGGGCCGAACTACCGGGTGCTGAAGTATCGCGACTTCTCTTGGGGCGCATCTTCATCCGATGGCGGGCACCGGCTACCTAA
- a CDS encoding acyltransferase family protein produces the protein MGPAGEYPAPVRCVRRPRWVAPGPRSRLSTPRDSDRRPGIPALDGLRAVAVALVLADHGGIPGMGGGFLGVDIFFVLSGFLITSLLLDELGRTGRIDLTGFWIRRARRLLPALVLMVLAVAVGRQLFSPESVAGLRDEAVAAFFWAANWMFVAQKTDYFSQGAPPSPLQHAWSLGVEEQYYIVWPLLLVAVAVVLAARARRRGRLATLGGVRLTVFLLATLGALASAALAILLASDATRDRVYFGTDTRAQALLTGAAASALLVGDWPALNRGWSLIRTRWGKWTARLLPVIGLGGLAAAAHYATGGAPEFRHGLLIAVAVAAVVVIAPVALDQRGPVALVLSWRPLVWLGVISYGVYLWHWPIFLVLNGQRTGWSGLSLFAVRCAATLAVSVASWWLIEQPVRKWRPARVPLLPLAGATAATAAAITMMVVPVGVKSGGRSDSSLPPGISSVAVVSPSPPSGPRPARAVGQRDPHRPFTVSVFGDSIGWTLMHFLPPTPGFDFVDHTVIGCSLVRGGPYKYLGQTLDQKSECESWPSRWSKQIAEDRPDAILLVVGRWETVDRVNEGRWTHIGDPAFDAYITGELVRALDILGSSGAPVTVANLPYSRRGERPDGSLYPEDQPERVDEWNSLLRSTIGQRRNVGILDLKKKLCPDGVYTAKVDGITVRSDGVHPTEEAVKWLTPWLEESLR, from the coding sequence ATGGGACCGGCCGGGGAGTATCCCGCGCCGGTTCGCTGCGTTCGACGGCCCCGCTGGGTAGCCCCGGGCCCGCGCTCTCGCCTTTCCACGCCGCGGGATAGCGACCGGCGGCCCGGCATTCCGGCGCTCGACGGTCTGCGCGCGGTGGCCGTCGCGCTGGTACTCGCCGACCACGGCGGCATTCCCGGCATGGGCGGCGGCTTCCTCGGTGTCGACATCTTTTTCGTACTCAGCGGATTCCTGATCACTTCGCTGCTGCTCGATGAACTCGGCCGCACGGGTCGCATCGACCTGACCGGGTTCTGGATTCGACGGGCACGACGGCTGCTGCCGGCGCTGGTGCTGATGGTGCTGGCCGTAGCGGTTGGGCGGCAACTGTTTTCGCCCGAGTCTGTTGCCGGGCTGCGCGACGAGGCCGTCGCCGCGTTCTTCTGGGCCGCCAACTGGATGTTCGTCGCGCAGAAGACCGACTACTTCAGTCAGGGCGCGCCGCCGTCACCGCTGCAGCACGCCTGGTCGCTGGGCGTGGAGGAGCAGTACTACATCGTGTGGCCGCTGCTGCTGGTCGCGGTCGCTGTGGTGCTGGCGGCCCGCGCCCGCCGACGAGGCAGGCTGGCGACGTTGGGGGGAGTGCGGCTGACCGTCTTCCTGCTGGCCACTCTGGGTGCGCTGGCGTCAGCGGCCCTGGCCATCCTGCTCGCCTCCGACGCCACCCGGGACCGGGTCTACTTCGGCACCGACACCCGAGCTCAGGCGCTGCTGACCGGTGCGGCGGCGTCTGCGCTGCTGGTGGGCGATTGGCCGGCGCTGAACCGCGGCTGGTCGCTGATCCGGACCCGCTGGGGCAAGTGGACCGCGCGACTGCTGCCGGTGATCGGCTTGGGCGGGCTGGCGGCCGCCGCCCACTATGCGACCGGCGGCGCCCCCGAATTCCGGCACGGCCTGCTGATCGCGGTGGCGGTGGCGGCCGTTGTGGTGATCGCGCCGGTTGCGCTCGACCAGCGCGGGCCCGTGGCCCTCGTGCTGTCGTGGCGTCCGCTGGTGTGGCTGGGCGTCATCTCCTACGGCGTCTACCTCTGGCATTGGCCGATCTTTCTGGTGCTCAACGGCCAACGGACCGGATGGTCGGGGCTGTCGTTGTTCGCCGTGCGGTGCGCGGCCACGCTGGCCGTGTCGGTCGCGTCGTGGTGGTTGATCGAACAGCCCGTCCGCAAGTGGCGTCCCGCCCGGGTGCCGCTGTTGCCACTGGCTGGAGCCACCGCCGCGACGGCCGCCGCGATCACGATGATGGTCGTGCCGGTGGGCGTCAAATCCGGTGGGAGGTCGGACAGCAGCCTGCCGCCCGGCATCTCCTCGGTCGCGGTGGTGTCGCCGTCGCCGCCGAGCGGACCCCGCCCCGCACGGGCCGTCGGTCAGCGAGATCCGCACCGCCCGTTCACGGTTTCGGTGTTCGGCGATTCGATCGGCTGGACCTTGATGCATTTCCTGCCGCCCACACCGGGATTCGATTTCGTCGACCACACCGTCATCGGTTGCAGCCTGGTGCGCGGCGGCCCGTACAAATACCTCGGCCAGACCTTGGACCAGAAATCGGAATGTGAATCGTGGCCGAGCCGATGGTCCAAGCAGATCGCCGAGGACCGGCCGGACGCCATCTTGCTGGTCGTCGGCCGCTGGGAGACGGTGGACCGGGTCAACGAGGGACGCTGGACGCACATCGGCGATCCCGCTTTCGACGCCTACATCACCGGCGAGTTGGTACGGGCACTCGACATCCTGGGCTCTTCCGGGGCGCCGGTGACGGTGGCCAACCTGCCGTATAGCCGCCGCGGCGAAAGGCCCGACGGCAGCCTGTACCCGGAGGACCAGCCCGAGCGGGTGGACGAGTGGAACTCGTTGTTGCGCAGCACCATTGGACAGCGCCGCAACGTCGGGATACTCGACTTGAAGAAAAAGCTGTGTCCCGACGGCGTTTACACCGCCAAGGTCGACGGCATCACCGTGCGCAGCGACGGCGTCCACCCCACCGAGGAGGCGGTGAAGTGGCTGACGCCCTGGCTGGAGGAATCGCTTAGGTAG
- a CDS encoding CaiB/BaiF CoA transferase family protein, with the protein MARVRVVDLTAMVMGPYCTQIMADMGADVIKVEPPEGDNTRYISVGPEPSMSGVFVNVNRGKRSIVLDLRTDTGKAALRSLVETADVFIHSMRSKAIAKLGFGYDDVAAIKPDIVYTNCYGYGRRGPDRDLPAYDDTIQAECGLPAVQEQLTGEASYVGTIMADKVAGLTALYATMMALFHRERTGEGQEVEVAMFETMASFMLVEHANGAMFDPPLGPAVYPRTVAPNRRPYRTSDGHIAALIYNDKHWAAFIDAVRPPWANSRYATLESRARQIDAVYALLAETLAERTTEEWLKLFRELEIPAAPLGTPADLFDNPHLNAAGFFETVDTPHGAVRFPGVPTWFSRTPGRVAGPAPQLGADTAEVLAEVARAGGDPTLR; encoded by the coding sequence CTGGCCAGGGTGCGGGTGGTCGATCTCACCGCGATGGTGATGGGGCCGTACTGCACCCAGATCATGGCCGACATGGGTGCGGACGTGATCAAGGTCGAGCCGCCCGAAGGTGACAACACCCGCTACATCTCGGTGGGACCCGAGCCGTCGATGAGCGGCGTGTTCGTCAACGTGAACCGCGGCAAGCGCAGCATCGTCCTCGACCTGCGGACCGACACCGGCAAGGCGGCGCTGCGGTCGCTGGTGGAAACCGCCGACGTGTTCATCCATTCGATGCGGTCCAAGGCGATCGCGAAGCTCGGATTCGGCTACGACGACGTCGCGGCGATCAAGCCCGACATCGTCTACACCAACTGCTATGGCTACGGCCGGCGCGGGCCGGACCGGGATCTGCCCGCCTACGACGACACCATTCAGGCGGAATGCGGGCTGCCCGCGGTCCAGGAGCAGTTGACCGGTGAGGCCAGCTACGTCGGAACGATCATGGCCGACAAGGTCGCCGGCCTGACCGCGCTCTATGCGACGATGATGGCGCTGTTCCACCGCGAACGTACCGGTGAGGGCCAGGAGGTCGAGGTCGCCATGTTCGAAACCATGGCATCGTTCATGCTCGTCGAACACGCCAACGGCGCGATGTTCGACCCGCCGCTGGGCCCGGCGGTCTACCCGCGCACGGTGGCGCCCAACCGCCGGCCGTATCGCACCAGCGACGGCCACATCGCCGCGCTGATCTACAACGACAAGCATTGGGCGGCGTTCATCGACGCGGTGCGACCGCCCTGGGCCAACTCGCGGTACGCGACGCTGGAGTCGCGGGCCCGCCAGATCGACGCCGTCTACGCATTGCTCGCCGAGACGTTGGCGGAGCGGACGACCGAAGAATGGCTGAAGCTGTTCCGCGAACTGGAAATACCGGCGGCACCGCTGGGCACGCCCGCCGACCTGTTCGACAACCCGCACCTCAACGCCGCCGGATTCTTCGAGACCGTCGACACGCCGCACGGCGCGGTGCGGTTTCCCGGTGTGCCGACCTGGTTTTCGCGGACTCCGGGCCGGGTCGCCGGCCCTGCCCCGCAACTCGGCGCCGACACTGCCGAAGTGCTCGCCGAGGTGGCGCGAGCAGGTGGTGACCCCACCTTGCGATAG